From the genome of Acinetobacter sp. TR3:
TGGTTTTATTACGCGCACATCGAAATGCTGCTGATGACGCCGTTCAAATCTTTATTTATACCCGTGATCAACCGAACTTATTTGCGACCACGGTTGCTGTCTTAGATCGCATGAATCTTGATGTTCAAGATGCAAGAATTATTACTGCAACCACCTCATTTAGTTTAGACACCTACTTAGTCCTTGATCGTTTTGGCACATTACTCACCGACCCTGATCGTGAACGTAAAGTGAAAGCTGCGCTTGTAGATGCACTGAGCCATTCAGATCAATATCCGGGTATTATGCAACGCCGCATTCCACGTCATTTACGTCATTTCGATGTACAAAATACCGTGGATATCGTACTGAATCCGACGTTACAACAACATATGGTTGAAATCTCAACACTCGATCAACCGGGTCTCTTAGCTCGGATTGGGGCATTGTTTATGCTCCAAGGTTTGGATATTCACTCAGCAAGAATTGCAACACTAGGTGAAAGAGCCGAAGATATTTTCTTTGTGACCAAGAAAAACGGTATATTACTCACCCATGAAGAGGTGAAAGCTTTTGCGGAAACGTTGAAAGCAGCTTTAGATGAAGCATCGAATCAAATTTGTAATCCATCTTAAAATCCCCTGAATCCCCCTTGGGTATGATGATCATGTCGTATCTTTGGGGACTTATAACGCTTATTTTGGGTAATTGTTTAAATGAACTCCAGCTTGTCTTTATTGCATCCCTATCCTTTTGAAAAGTTAAATCAACTTTTTAAAGATGTGCAACCTGCCAATTTACCATTGATTCCATTATCAATTGGTGAACCAAAACATCCTGCACCAGAGTTCGTTAAACAAGCAATCATTGATAATTTTGCACATTTGTCGACTTATCCTAATAGTAAAGGGCAACCTGAACTGCGCCAAAGTATTGCACAATGGCTTAGTAATCGTTTCAAACTGAATCATATTAGTGCAGAAGAACATATTTTGCCTGTTTCTGGTACACGTGAAGGTATCTTTTCTTTTGTGCAAGCCTTAATTAAACGCGAAGATGCACCGTACATCGTGATGCCAAATCCGTTCTATCAAATTTATGAAGGTGCTGCATTATTGGCAGGTGCAAAGCCTTACTTTATCAACTGCACCGAGGAAAATGGTTATTTAGGCGACTTTGATGCCGTTCCTGCGGAAGTCTGGGAAAACACAGCATTATTATTCGTTTGCACACCGGGTAATCCGACAGGGACAGTACTATCAAAAGAGCAATTCAAAAAGTTGATTGCGCTGTCTGATCAATATGGTTTTGTGATTGCTTCTGATGAATGTTATTCAGAGTTATGGTTTGATGAAGCACCGATTGGGCTTTTAGAAGTTTGTGCTGAAATAGGACGTGATGATTATAAAAATTGTATCGTATTCCATTCCCTTTCTAAACGTTCAAACCTCCCGGGTATGCGTTCTGGTTTCGTTGCAGGTGATGCGGCACTCTTAAAACCTTATTTGCAATATCGTACCTATCACGGCGCTGCGATGCCTGTTCAACATCAATTGGCTTCGATTGCGGCATGGAATGATGAGTCACATGTAGAAGAAAATCGTCAACAATACCGTGCTAAATTTGATTTATTCCAAACAGAGTTAGGACATTTACTACCTTTACAAAAACCTGATGCAGGTTTTTATTATTGGTTAAAAGTTGATAATGATGAAACTTTTGCGAAAATGTTGATGGAAAAAGCCCATATTAAGGTGTTACCTGGTCGCTAT
Proteins encoded in this window:
- the dapC gene encoding succinyldiaminopimelate transaminase, producing the protein MNSSLSLLHPYPFEKLNQLFKDVQPANLPLIPLSIGEPKHPAPEFVKQAIIDNFAHLSTYPNSKGQPELRQSIAQWLSNRFKLNHISAEEHILPVSGTREGIFSFVQALIKREDAPYIVMPNPFYQIYEGAALLAGAKPYFINCTEENGYLGDFDAVPAEVWENTALLFVCTPGNPTGTVLSKEQFKKLIALSDQYGFVIASDECYSELWFDEAPIGLLEVCAEIGRDDYKNCIVFHSLSKRSNLPGMRSGFVAGDAALLKPYLQYRTYHGAAMPVQHQLASIAAWNDESHVEENRQQYRAKFDLFQTELGHLLPLQKPDAGFYYWLKVDNDETFAKMLMEKAHIKVLPGRYLSRDTEQGNPGEGHVRMALVADLAQCEEVVQRLKAIL